A stretch of the Mycobacteroides immunogenum genome encodes the following:
- a CDS encoding DUF1254 domain-containing protein encodes MKWVAAVVWIGVCAVVAGCGAHTPPPEGSGGPSTQLPDRRTHDGAIIVTPDNFVRAESDLYFGNIVKDGGFGAFHHIRELSPLDKQLVIRQNRDTLYSSAVFDLDAGPITISMPDPGQRFMSLQLITEDHYVPAVFYGRGEHTITKEQAGTRYVAAAVRTLVNPGDPADLAQVHALQDGIAVRQEKTGTFDIPVWDKVSQQRVRTALLELAATVPDTKAMFGTRETTDPVRHLIGTASAWGGNPEKDAFYLTVNPAKNDGATVYRLTVGQVPVDGFWSITVYNKDGYFTPNARNVYSINNITVRREGSGDATVQFGGCVEGVVNCLPITTGWNYMVRLYRAQPQVLDGSWVFPEAHPVA; translated from the coding sequence ATGAAGTGGGTAGCCGCGGTCGTGTGGATCGGTGTTTGTGCGGTGGTCGCCGGTTGCGGGGCGCATACTCCGCCGCCCGAGGGGTCCGGCGGCCCCAGCACTCAGCTCCCCGATCGACGCACACATGACGGGGCGATCATCGTTACTCCGGACAACTTCGTACGCGCGGAGTCAGACCTGTACTTCGGGAACATCGTGAAGGACGGGGGTTTTGGCGCGTTCCACCACATCCGTGAGCTGTCACCGCTGGACAAGCAGCTGGTTATCCGGCAGAACCGGGACACGCTCTACTCCTCGGCGGTGTTCGATCTCGACGCGGGACCGATCACCATCTCCATGCCCGACCCGGGACAGCGGTTCATGTCGCTGCAACTCATCACCGAAGACCATTACGTGCCGGCCGTCTTCTACGGACGGGGTGAGCACACGATCACCAAGGAGCAGGCAGGCACCCGCTATGTGGCCGCGGCGGTGCGCACCCTGGTCAACCCGGGCGATCCCGCCGACCTCGCACAGGTTCACGCACTGCAGGACGGTATCGCTGTCCGCCAAGAGAAGACGGGCACCTTCGACATTCCTGTGTGGGACAAGGTAAGTCAACAACGGGTGCGCACAGCTCTGCTGGAGCTCGCCGCGACCGTCCCCGATACCAAGGCGATGTTCGGCACCCGAGAAACAACCGATCCGGTACGTCACCTGATCGGCACGGCATCCGCCTGGGGTGGGAACCCCGAGAAGGATGCTTTCTATCTCACCGTGAATCCCGCGAAGAACGACGGCGCCACGGTGTATCGGCTCACCGTCGGGCAGGTACCCGTGGACGGGTTCTGGTCGATCACCGTCTACAACAAGGACGGCTACTTCACGCCGAATGCCCGTAATGTCTACTCAATCAACAACATCACCGTGCGACGGGAAGGTAGCGGGGATGCCACGGTGCAATTCGGTGGGTGCGTGGAGGGCGTGGTGAACTGCCTGCCGATCACCACGGGCTGGAACTACATGGTCAGGTTGTACCGCGCACAACCGCAGGTTCTCGACGGCAGCTGGGTCTTCCCCGAGGCCCATCCCGTCGCATAG